Proteins from one Leptospira fletcheri genomic window:
- a CDS encoding diaminopimelate decarboxylase, with the protein MILENSKVEIHKNLIRQIGSVWGEGLKIGKYSAEDLANRFGTPLYAFNAEAARENLARVSRSFGERVGILYALKANPNVSIGRIFRSLNVGVEVASAGEILIALKAGFSRPSIRFSGPGKRNEDLIFALENRIGAINIESEREYEKICELARFSDYKPVLTLRVNPKGGASGSRMSMAGKSKKFGIDQDRILDLARRISTENACELEGLHIYAGTQCFDHFAWLENAKDLLNLADELEKFVPIRTLNFGGGFGVALFDGDPEFDLDSAGKGLRAMISKDGRPERKYFIELGRYLVANSGVYLSRILYKKKSFDRNHLILDGGMHHHSAAAGIGAILRRPFPIVSAKACNSLVSEEVTLGGVLCTPADEFASGLSLPECEEGDVIGILGSGAYGLTFSNILFLSHPSPAEVLVDGEDLRLIRERGKIEDALRGQVFSVLGQEGIS; encoded by the coding sequence ATGATTTTAGAAAATTCGAAAGTAGAGATTCATAAAAACTTAATCCGTCAAATAGGATCCGTTTGGGGAGAAGGGCTGAAAATAGGAAAGTATTCGGCGGAAGATCTCGCGAATCGATTCGGCACTCCTTTGTACGCTTTTAACGCGGAAGCTGCCCGTGAAAATCTCGCGAGAGTCTCCCGATCGTTCGGGGAAAGGGTGGGGATTCTATACGCTTTAAAAGCGAATCCGAACGTATCGATCGGAAGAATCTTCCGCTCTCTAAACGTCGGAGTGGAAGTGGCTTCGGCAGGCGAGATTTTAATCGCGCTAAAAGCGGGCTTTTCCAGGCCTTCGATCCGCTTTAGCGGCCCGGGGAAAAGAAACGAAGATTTAATATTCGCTCTGGAAAATCGAATCGGAGCGATCAATATCGAGTCGGAACGGGAATACGAGAAAATTTGCGAACTCGCCCGTTTTTCGGATTATAAACCGGTCCTTACGCTTCGCGTAAATCCTAAGGGCGGAGCTTCCGGTTCTAGAATGTCCATGGCCGGAAAGTCCAAAAAATTCGGAATCGATCAGGATCGAATTCTGGATTTGGCGAGAAGAATTTCGACCGAGAATGCTTGCGAGTTGGAAGGGCTGCATATTTATGCGGGTACCCAATGTTTCGATCATTTTGCTTGGTTGGAAAATGCAAAAGACCTCCTGAATCTCGCGGACGAGCTGGAGAAATTCGTTCCGATCCGAACCTTAAATTTCGGCGGAGGATTCGGTGTCGCTTTGTTCGACGGTGATCCTGAGTTCGATTTGGATTCCGCCGGAAAAGGCCTCCGAGCGATGATCTCAAAGGACGGCAGGCCGGAGAGAAAATACTTTATCGAACTCGGTAGATATCTGGTCGCGAATTCGGGAGTGTATCTTTCTAGGATTCTGTATAAGAAAAAATCCTTCGATCGGAATCATCTCATTTTGGACGGAGGAATGCACCACCATTCCGCCGCAGCGGGAATCGGAGCGATTCTTAGGAGACCGTTCCCGATCGTATCCGCCAAAGCATGTAATTCCCTCGTATCCGAGGAAGTGACGTTAGGCGGAGTATTGTGCACGCCGGCCGACGAATTCGCTTCCGGTCTGTCCCTTCCTGAATGTGAGGAAGGGGATGTGATCGGAATTTTGGGCTCTGGGGCCTATGGATTAACATTCAGTAATATATTATTCTTGAGCCATCCTTCTCCGGCCGAAGTTTTGGTGGATGGAGAGGACCTAAGGCTGATCCGAGAGCGTGGCAAAATCGAGGATGCCTTACGAGGGCAAGTATTTTCGGTTTTAGGACAGGAGGGCATTTCCTGA
- the speB gene encoding agmatinase, with amino-acid sequence MSEKEKKHYLPLNSMKAPRFTGVRTFMRLPNLAVLEDVDVAVVGVPMDSAVSYRSGARFGPEAIRSASVLLRDYNPVLKVNVPEVLSMVDYGDAPVVPGYHEESLYRVQNFLEPIYEAGVVPLILGGDHSLTMAELRALAAVRGPVSVVHIDAHGDVLDNYYGVRHFHGTVFRRAVEEGLVDPSRSVQIGMRGTLHPNDLGSGEGLGYRVISWEELNLLSPTELGNMVKERVGDHPVALSFDIDFLDPAFAPGTGTPEPGGPSTYQAFQFLRALGPLNYCSFDCVEVSPPYDPTGITAINASAVCFELLSLLALRRAGSEIRELRQGERTSELKSPHFR; translated from the coding sequence ATGAGCGAAAAAGAAAAAAAACACTATCTTCCTCTAAACTCGATGAAAGCCCCCCGCTTTACCGGGGTTCGTACTTTTATGCGGCTTCCGAATCTTGCCGTTTTGGAGGACGTGGATGTCGCGGTGGTGGGAGTTCCTATGGATTCCGCCGTCTCTTACCGCTCCGGCGCTAGATTCGGACCGGAGGCGATCCGAAGCGCGTCCGTTCTGCTTCGGGATTACAATCCCGTATTGAAAGTAAACGTTCCGGAAGTTCTCTCAATGGTGGACTACGGCGACGCGCCGGTGGTCCCAGGTTATCACGAGGAAAGTCTGTACAGAGTGCAGAATTTTTTGGAACCGATTTACGAGGCCGGAGTCGTTCCCCTGATTCTCGGTGGAGACCATTCTCTTACGATGGCCGAATTGCGCGCTTTGGCGGCCGTCCGAGGACCCGTTTCCGTTGTTCACATCGACGCCCACGGAGATGTTTTAGATAATTATTATGGAGTCCGACATTTTCACGGTACCGTTTTTAGAAGAGCGGTAGAAGAAGGGCTCGTGGATCCCTCCAGATCGGTGCAGATTGGAATGAGAGGAACTTTGCATCCGAACGATCTAGGCTCCGGCGAAGGCTTGGGCTACCGCGTGATTTCCTGGGAGGAGCTGAACCTTTTGTCTCCTACCGAGCTGGGAAACATGGTAAAGGAAAGGGTGGGCGATCACCCTGTGGCTCTTTCCTTCGATATAGATTTCCTGGATCCTGCATTCGCACCCGGGACAGGAACTCCGGAACCCGGGGGACCCAGCACATACCAGGCATTCCAGTTTTTGCGAGCTCTCGGGCCTCTGAATTACTGTAGCTTCGACTGCGTGGAAGTGTCTCCTCCTTATGATCCTACCGGAATCACGGCAATCAACGCCTCGGCGGTATGCTTCGAACTGCTTTCCCTTTTGGCCTTAAGACGCGCCGGCTCGGAGATTCGGGAACTCCGACAAGGTGAAAGAACTTCGGAATTAAAGTCTCCGCATTTTCGGTAA